One part of the Lotus japonicus ecotype B-129 chromosome 2, LjGifu_v1.2 genome encodes these proteins:
- the LOC130739218 gene encoding serine/threonine-protein kinase BLUS1, producing the protein MEYSLEKRFPLSATDYKLYEEVGEGVSASVYRALCIPLNEIVAIKVLDLEKCNNDLDGIRREVQTMSLIDHPNVLRAHCSFTAGHNLWVVMPYMAGGSCLHIMKSAFPEGFEEPVIATLLREVLRALVYLHAHGHIHRDVKSGNILLDSNGSIKLADFGVSACMFDAGDRQRSRNTFVGTPCWMAPEVMQQLHGYDFKADIWSFGITALELAHGHAPFSKYPPMKVLLMTLQNAPPGLDYERDKRFSKSFKELVATCLVKDPKKRPSSEKLLKHHFFKHARGTEYLARTILEGLAPLGDRFRMLKAKEADLLMQNKALYEDKEQLSQKEYIRGISAWNFNLEDLKSQAALIQDADISNAEEPKEISECFMVPAVGLSPLAANNSDGAPTLDKEDGFNNLKDLESSLASFPSKPLQALKGCFDVGEDDVNNTSPRDLDHDYGKIDNESSGPSSSPQQNAITQNKKFSSGPLQHDNFLHKKVVTDGDRDYLQTKYSSERNHSGPLLYRQKRDTNNLQPVDDTSEGAIVQRRGRFKVTSADISPMGPSNCNSGPFGGCPSSPPNQNSMASTILPSLQCILQHNNLQREEITKLIKYAEQSCGKNTESVEAGAVDPLQVPPATTRERELHFQVIQLQQSIGSLVEELQRQKMKNVQLEKQLNSMVNKGQK; encoded by the exons ATGGAGTATAGTTTGGAAAAAAGATTTCCTCTCAGCGCAACAGATTACAAGTTATATGAAGAAGTTGGTGAAGGCGTTAGTGCCTCGGTGTACAGGGCTCTCTGCATTCCACTCAATGAGATAGTGGCCATCAAGGTTCTTGATCTTGAAAAGTGCAATAATGATTTG GATGGCATTCGGAGGGAGGTACAGACAATGAGTTTGATTGACCATCCAAATGTTTTACGAGCACATTGCTCTTTTACTGCTGGACATAATCTTTGGGTTGTGATGCCATATATGGCCGGGGGATCTTGCCTTCATATAATGAAATCTGCCTTTCCTGAGGGTTTTGAAGAGCCTGTTATTGCTACTTTATTGCGCGAGGTTCTCAGAGCTCTTGTCTATCTTCATGCCCATGGCCACATACACAGAGATGTTAAG TCTGGGAATATTTTGCTTGATTCTAATGGGTCAATCAAACTAGCTGACTTTGGAGTGTCAGCGTGTATGTTTGATGCTGGAGATAGGCAACGTTCAAGAAATACTTTTGTGGGAACACCTTGCTG GATGGCTCCTGAAGTTATGCAGCAATTACATGGATATGATTTTAA AGCAGATATATGGTCATTTGGCATAACAGCCCTTGAACTTGCTCATGGTCATGCCCCATTTTCCAAGTATCCACCAATGAAA GTTTTGCTCATGACATTACAAAATGCCCCTCCAGGTCTTGATTATGAAAGAGACAAGAGATTTTCAAAG TCTTTCAAAGAGTTGGTTGCCACCTGCTTAGTGAAAGACCCAAAGAAGCGTCCAAGCTCAGAAAAGCTTTTAAAGCACCACTTCTTCAAACATGCACGTGGCACTGAATATCTTGCCCGAACCATTCTTGAAGGCCTTGCTCCATTAGGAGATCGTTTTAGAATGCTGAAG GCTAAAGAAGCAGATTTATTGATGCAGAACAAGGCTCTATATGAGGATAAGGAACAGTTATCTCAG AAAGAATATATTCGAGGAATTAGTGCATGGAATTTTAACCTGGAAGATTTGAAAAGCCAAGCTGCTCTC ATTCAAGATGCCGACATATCAAATGCAGAAGAGCCAAAAGAGATATCTGAATGCTTCATGGTTCCAGCAGTGGGGCTATCTCCTTTAGCAGCTAATAATTCTGATGGTGCACCCACATTGGACAAGGAG GATGGATTCAACAATCTTAAGGATTTAGAGAGTTCACTTGCTTCATTTCCTAGTAAACCTCTTCAAGCACTTAA AGGTTGTTTTGATGTTGGTGAGGATGATGTCAATAATACTAGTCCGAGAGATTTGGATCATGATTATGGAAAAATTGATAATGAAAGTTCTGGGCCTAGTAGTTCGCCACAACAAAATGCTATAACTCAGAATAAAAAGTTTTCAAGTGGTCCTCTGCAGCATGATAATTTTCTTCACAAAAAGGTTGTTACTGATGGGGACAG GGATTATCTACAAACAAAGTATTCTTCTGAACGGAATCATAGTGGTCCGCTGTTATATCGGCAGAAAAGAGATACCAACAATCTTCAACCGG TTGATGACACATCAGAAGGAGCAATTGTCCAGCGCAGGGGGCGGTTTAAGGTCACATCAGCAGATATTAGTCCAATG GGTCCTTCAAACTGCAATTCTGGCCCGTTTGGTGGATGTCCTAGTAGTCCCCCTAATCAGAACTCCATGGCTTCCACCATTCTTCCATCACTTCAGTGCATCTTGCAACATAACAATTTACAGAGG GAAGAAATTACTAAATTAATAAAGTATGCAGAGCAATCTTGTG GAAAGAATACAGAATCAGTAGAGGCAGGGGCAGTTGATCCTTTGCAG GTACCACCTGCAACAACTAGGGAGAGAGAGCTGCATTTTCAGGTGATTCAACTCCAACagag CATTGGGAGCCTTGTAGAGGAATTGCAAaggcaaaaaatgaaaaatgttcaG CTAGAGAAACAGTTGAACAGTATGGTTAACAAAGGTCAAAAGTGA